From the Kitasatospora atroaurantiaca genome, the window GCCGGTGGCCAGGTCTCGTAGGTCGGTCAGCTCGCGGCGGGCCGCGTCGAGGCGTTCGAGTACGGCTTCCGCGTGTCCGAGCAGCCGGCGGCCGGGTTCGGTCGGGCGGACGCCTCGCGGGAGGCGGTCGAACAGTGCGGTGCCGGCTTCGTTCTCCAGGGCGGAGATCTGCCGCGAGATCGCCGACTGCGTGTAACCCATGGTCTGAGCGGCGGCGGTGAAGGAGCCGAGCCTGGCCACCTCGACGAACACGCGCAGCGAGGAGGTGGAGAAGTCATGCGTTTCGGGCATGGCTGCCATGCTAGACATTCGCTGGTGGCATGTCATCGCGGTGCCTACCGTGGAGGCCATGGAGAAGAAGATCGCGTTTCTGGGGCTCGGAGGCATGGGTACGCCGATGGCCCGACGCCTGCTCGCGGCGGGCTATCCGCTGACGGTGTGGAACCGGACGGCCTCGCGGGCGGCTCAACTCGCGGCGGCGGGAGCCGGAGTGGCGGCGACTCCGGCCGAGGCCGTCCGGGAGGCCGATGTCGTCATCACGATGCTGGCCGACCCGGCTGCCGTGCGGGAGGTGGTGGGGGCCTTTGCCTCGGCGCTGCGGCCCGGCGTCACTCTGATCGAGGCGTCCTCGATCGGCCCGCAGGGGGTGCGGGAGGTGGCGGGAATGCTCCCGGAGGGTGTTGCTCTGGTGGATGCGCCGGTCATGGGCAGTGTCGACCGCGCGGCCGGCGGTGAGCTCTCGCTGCTGGTCGGCGGGGACGTGACCGAGGTCAGGGACGTGTTGGAGGTGTTCGGCACGCTGACTCTCTGCGGTGCGACCGGCACGGGCGCGGCCCTCAAGGTCGTACTGATCAATGCGGTGATCACCGGCGTCACCGCGATCGGGGAGGCGATGGCCCTTGCTGATGCTTTCGGCCTGCCGGAGGAGCTGGTGACGGGGGCGATGGCTCACGGGCCCCTCGCCGGTGTGGCGGGCCGTGCCTTCGGTCAGGGGAGTCACTTCCCGGTGTGGCTGGCCGCCAAGGATGTCGCGTTGGCGGTCTCCGGGGCGGACCTGCCGCTGTCGCGGGCGGTGCACGGGCGTCTCACCGCCTTCCCCTCCGCCGCGTCGGAGGATCTCGGCCAGATCGTCAAGCACATCCGTGCCGCCCAGCGCTGATGCGCGTACGGGCGGCGCTCCCCCGGGATCCGGAAGGGGCGCCGCCCGTACGCGCGAGGCGTGTTCAGTTGTCGAGTTCGCCGACGTGGTGGACGCGGACGAGGTTGGTGGAGCCGGCCAGGCCGGGGGGTGAGCCGGCGGTGATGACGACGATGTCGCCCTTCTGACAGCGGCCGAGGCCGATCAGCTGGGCGTCGACCTGGGCGACCATCTCGTCGGTCGTGGGTGCGAAGGGCCCGAGGAAGGTCTCGCAGCCCCAGGTGACGGCGAGTTGGCTGCGGACGGCGGGTTCGTAGGTGAAGGCGAGGACGGGGATGGGCGAGCGGTAGCGGGTGAGGCGCCGGGCGGTGTCGCCGCTCTGGGTGAAGGCGACGAGGTACTTGGCGCCGAGGAAGTCGCCGATCTCGGCGGCGGCGCGGGCGACGGCGCCGCCCTGGGTACGGGGCTTGTTGCGTTCGGTGAGGGGCGGGAGGCCGGCGGCGAGGATGTCGTCCTCGGCGGCTTCGATGATGCGGCCCATGGTCTTGACGGTCTCGACGGGGTACTTGCCGACGGAGGTCTCGCCGGAGAGCATCACGGCGTCGGTGCCGTCGAGGACGGCGTTGGCGACGTCGGAGGCCTCGGCGCGGGTGGGCCGGGAGGCGTTGATCATCGAGTCGAGCATCTGGGTGGCGACGATGACCGGCTTGGCGTTGCGCTTGGCGAGTTTGATGGCGCGCTTCTGGACGAGCGGCACCTGCTCCAGCGGCATTTCGACGCCGAGGTCGCCGCGGGCGACCATGATGCCGTCGAAGGCGTCGACGATGGATTCGAGGTTGTCGACGGCCTGGGGCTTCTCGATCTTGGCGATGACGGGGAGGTGGCGGCCTTCTTCGGCCATGATGCGGTGGACGTCCTCGATGTCCTTGCCGCTGCGGACGAAGGAGAGGGCGATCAGGTCGGCGCCGGTCCGCAGGGCCCAGCGCAGGTCGGCGACGTCCTTGTCGCTGAGCGCGGGCACGGAGACGGCGACTCCGGGCAGGTTGAGGCCCTTGTGGTCGGAGACCAGGCCGCCTTCGATGACGATGCAGTGGACGCGGGGGCCCTCGACGTGGGTGACCTCGAGGGTGACCCGGCCGTCGTCGACGAGGATGCGCTCGCCGCGCGAGACGTCGGCGGCGAGGCCCTTGTAGGTGGTGCCGCAGATCTCGCGGTCGCCCTCGATGCCGTCCTCGACGGAGATGGTGAACTCGTCGCCGCGTTCAAGGAGTACAGGACCTTCGGCGAAGCGGTCGAGCCGGATCTTCGGGCCTTGGAGGTCGACGAGGATGCCGACGCTGCGGCCGGTCTCGTCGGAGGCCTTGCGGACGCGGCGGTAGCGTTCTTCGTGCTCCAGTTGGGAGCCGTGGCTGAGGTTGAATCGGGCGATGTCCATACCGGCGTCGACCAAGGCCTTGATCTGGTCGTACGAGTCGGCGGCGGGCCCGAGGGTGCAGACGATTTTTGCTCGGCGCATGACTGAAGAGCGTAGGCATTACCGGCGCGTAACAGCGAAGTTCCTACGGGCCGCACGGTGGCGGTTGGCGAACGATTGGGTTAACGAACTGACACGCCGTGACTTCACTTGCTGACAGGTGGAGTTGAGAGCAGGACGAGCACAGGACCGACACCTCGATGCCGTTCCGTGAAGGCCTGTTCACCCCTGGTTCATCCGCCCTTCGGCCGGCGCTACGGAGTCGGCGGGACGCTCATGGTCCGGAACTGCCGGGCCTGGGGGAAGGGTTGGCGATGAGACGTGTGGGGGGCGTGCTGGCAGCGCTGTTGCTGCTGGCGGGGGTGGCCTTCGCGGTGTTCCACGACCGGATCGGATCGGGTGGGACCACTGCCGTCCGGGGGCTGATCGGTTCCGAGAAGGCCGAGTTCTTCGCCGACCCGGCGGTGGTCCGCGAACTGAAGGCGAAGGGCTTCAGGGTCGATGTGCAGACCACCGGTTCGTGGTCGATGACCAGTACGAGCCTGGACGGCTACGACTTCGCCTTCCCGTCCAGTCTGCCGCCCGCCGAGGAGATCCGCTCGGCCCGGCACATCTCCACCGAGCCGGTGCGGCCCTTCTACTCCCCGCTGGTGGTCATCGCGCACGCCCCGGTGGCCGAGGTCCTGCGCGACAACGGCCTTGCGGTGAAGTCCGAATCGGGCCTGTGGACGTTCCGGATGGACGCCTACCTGGCCGCCGTGCGCGCCGACCGCACCTGGCAGAGCCTCAAGGGCAGCGCCGGTCACGCCGAGCTCTCCGGTGCGCTGTACGTGACGACGACGGACCCGGCGACATCCTCCTCGGGCGCGCTGCACCTGGCCGCGGTCTCGTACCTGGCGAACGGCGGCCGGGTGGTGTCGGACGATGCCGGAGTGGCCCGGACGGCGCCACTGGTAAGGCAGTTGACGGCGATGCAGGGAGACCAGAAGACCAGCAGCGACGGCCCCTTCAAGGACTTCCTGTCCGGCGTGGGCAATCCGCTGGTGCTGGTGTACGAGTCGCAGGTGGCGTCACTGGCGGCGCAGGGGCGTTCGACGGGGGACCTGGTGGTGCTCTATCCGGACACCACCGTTTCGAGTGACCACACCGCGGTTGCCTTGACACCCGAGGGCGACCGTCTGGCCAGACTGCTGCGCGACGACGAGAAGCTGCGGGCCCTGGAGGCGAAGTTCGGCTTCCGTCCGCAGGGCGACGCCGCCGCCTTCGCCGCCGCGCTGGCCGGGCGTCCGGGAGCGGCCTTCGCGCCGGACCTGTCGGCGGCGGGAGTCCGGCAGGCACCGGTGCCGGCGGTCGCGGTGCTGTCCAGGCTGGTCGACGCGGCCAAGGGCCGGTAGGGGGATGAAGGCGATGACCAAGGTGACCCTGGCGACCCAGGCGACCCAGGTACTGCGGCGGCTCGTGCCGGCCGTTCTGGTCCTGCTGCTCACGGCATGTACGAGCGACCCGAATCCGAGACCCGACGACCTGTCGCCGACGCCCAAGGAGGGCGTGCTGCGCGTCCTGGCGGGAAGTGAACTGCAGGACATGGCGCCGGTCCTGGAGGAGGCCAGGAAGGCGACGGGTGTCACCGTGCAGTTCGCCTGGACCGGTTCGCTGGACGGCGCGGACGCCGTCGCCGCCGGCCGGGCGGACGGCAAGTACGACGCGGTCTGGTTCCCGTCGAACCACTACCTGCGCCTCGACGACGGCGGGAAGGCGAAGCTGATCTCGGAGACCCCGGTGATGGTGTCACCGGTGGCGGTGGGCGTGCGCAGCGGCATTCTGAGCGAGCTGGGCTGGGGTGACGGCTCGAAGGTGACCTGGGGTCAGCTGGGAGATGCGGCTTCTGCCGGGCGGCTGTCGTACGGGATGGCAGATCCGTCGCGGTCCAACTCGGGGTTCTCGGCGCTGGTGGCGGTGGCCTCGGCGTTCTCGGGGGCGGGGTCGGCGCTGACGGACGCGGACGTGAGGAAGGCGACGCCGCAGCTGCAGCGGTTCTTCTCGGGGCAGAAGCTGACCTCGGGCTCGTCGGGGTGGCTGGCGCAGGCGTACCAGAAGGCGGGCCGGGGGGCGAAGGTCGGTGCGCTGGTGAACTACGAGTCGGTGCTGCTGTCGTTGAACCGGACGCTGCCGGCGGACGACCGTCTGACGGTGGTGCGGCCGGTGGACGGGGTGGTGTCGGCGGACTATCCGCTGTCCCTGCTGGCCTCGGCGGGGCAGCCGGCCCGGGAGTCGTTCCAGCGGCTGACGAAGTACCTGCTGCGCAGTGATGTGCAGCAGCGGATCTCGGAGCAGACGCTGCGCCGTCCGGTGACGGCGGAGGTGGCGCCGGCGGCGGGGCTGCCGGCGGACCGGCGGCGGGAGCTGCCGTTCCCGGGGAGCCGGGCGGTGGCGGACGGGCTGCTGTCCTCGTACCAGAACGAGCTGCGGCGGCCGTCGCGGACGGTGTACGTGCTGGACACCTCGGGGTCGATGAAGGGTGAGCGGCTGCGGTCGTTGAAGGCGGCGATGGCACGGCTGACGGGGGCGGAGGACACCCGGGGTGTGCGGCGCTTCCGGGACCGGGAGGAGGTGACGCTGATCTCGTTCGCCTCGTCGGTGAAGTCGGAGAAGGTGCATGTGGTGCCGCAGTCCTCGTCGGCGGCGGAGCTGGCGTCGATCAACGCGGACGTGCAGGCGCTGGAGGCGGACGGCGGTACGGCGGTGTACAGCTCGCTGGAGGAGGCGTACCGGGTGGTGGCGCGGCAGCAGGGCGCCGCGCGCGACGACCGGTTCACCTCGATCGTGCTGATGACGGACGGGGAGAGCAACGAGGGGGCGTCGGACGCGGAGTTCCGGTCGTTCTTCCAGCAGTTGCCGGAGGGCGGGAGAGCGGTGCCGGTGTTCCCGATCCTCTTCGGGGATGCGGCGAAGGGGCAGTTGCAGGGGATCGCGGAGCTGACGGGCGGGAAGCTGTTCGACGGGACGGGGTCGCTCGACGGGGCCTTCGAGGAGATCCGTGGCTACCAGTAGGGCGCTGGAGTACCTGGAGTCGCCGCGCAACCTGGTGGGTTGCGCGGCGGGTGCGGTGGGGCTGGGGCTGCATTTCGCGGGGTTGGCCGGGCCGTGGTGGCCGGGCGTGGTGGCCGGCCTGTACGGGGCGGGGGCGCTGCTGGTGCCGGGTCGGCGGCAGCCGGAGGCGCAGCCGCTGCGGGAGCTGGCGGAGCGGGCGGAGCTGGTCGGGGTGCCCGGGTCGGTGGGGTTGGACGGGCTGTTGGCGGCGCTGGCCGGTGCGCCGGGGGTGGAGCGGATCGTCGGCTGGGAGCTGCCGGTGGCGCTGGACGGCTATGTCCGGGCTCGGGTGTGGGAGGGCCTGGAGCCGGGCGGGGTGGACGCGGCGGCGGTGTTGAGGGCGGAGGTGGACCGGCTGACGGGGGTGGTGGCCCGGCTGGTCACGTAAAGGTGTTCAACTTCTCACCTGCTGGAAACGTGCCGGGGTCTGTTCGCCGGGCGGATTCCCCGGCAGACTTCTACGCGCGTTCCTCTACGCGCGTCACAGCTGCTGACGGTCCGTCTGCCCCCGTTGGAGTCGTCCATGCCCCTGAATCGTCGTGACTTCGTCACCCGCTCGGCCGCCACCGCCGCCGGTGCGGCCCTGGTCGGCGGCCTTCCGGTCGCCGCCGCCACCCCGGCCGCCGCCGCGACCCCGGCCACGGCGGGCGAGGCGGAGGGGCTCAAGAAGGCCCCGCTGAAGCAGTCCTTCACCGTGATGGGCACCACCGACCTGCACGGCCGGGTGCTGAACTGGGACTACTTCACCGACGCCGAGTACGACGACAAGGCGCACAACGACGTCGGCCTGGCCAAGATCTCCACCCTGGTGAACCGGATCCGCGAGGAGAAGGGCTGTCACCGCACCCTGCTCATCGACGCCGGCGACATCATCCAGGGCACCCAGCTGACCTACTACTACGCCCGCGTGGAGCCGATCGCCGGCAAGCGCCCGCCCCGGCACCCGATGGCCGAGGCGATGAACGCCATAGGCTACGACGCCGCCGCCCTCGGCAACCACGAGTTCAACTACGGCATCCCGACGGTGCGCGCCTTCGAGGAGCAGCTGGACTTCCCGCTGCTGGGGGCGAACGCGCTGTTCGCCAAGAACGAGCGCCCGGCCTTCCAGCCGTACGTCATCAAGGAGCTGCACCTCGGGCACGGCCGCCCGCTGCGGGTGGGCATCCTGGGCCTGACCAACCCCGGTATCGCGATCTGGGACAAGGCCAACGTCTCGGGCCAGATGGTCTTCCCCGGCATCGTGGAGATGGCGAAGAAGTACGTGCCGCGGATGAAGGCGGCGGGTGCGGACATCATCGTGGTGTCGGCCCACTCGGGCATCGACGAGCCGACGACCTACGGCGACCAGCTGCCCTGGCCCGAGGACGCCTCGGGCGAGATGGCGGAGACGGTGCCGGGGATCGACGCGGTGCTGGTGGGCCACACCCACAAGGAGGTGCCGCAGCGGCTGATCGTCAACAAGGAGACCGGGAAGACCGTCGTGCTCTCCGAGCCGCTCTGCTGGGCGCAGCGGCTCTCCTGCTTCGACTTCGAGGTGGAGTTCAGCCGGGGCCAGTGGCACGTCACCTCGCTGACCTCGCGGGTGCTGAACTCCAACACGGTGCCCGAGGACCCGGAGATCGTCGAGCTGATCAGCGCCCAGCACAAGAAGGTCGTGGAGTACGTCAACCAGGTGATCGGCACCTGCAAGGCGGAGCTGTCGATCGCCGAGGCCCGTTTCAAGGACGCGCCGATCATCGACCTCATCGGCCGGGTGCAGGCGGACACCGTCAAGGCGGCGCTGGCCTCGACCTCGTACGCCAACCTGCCGGTGCTGGCGCAGGCCGCGCCGTTCAACCGCACGGCGCTGATCCCGGCGGGGACGGTGAAGCTGCGGGACGCAGCGGGGCTGTACATCTACGAGAACACGCTGGAGGCCCGGATCCTGACGGGTGCTCAGATCAAGGACTACCTGGAGTTCTCGGCGAAGTACTTCGCGCAGCTGGCCGTCGGCGACCCGATCAACCTGGACACGCTGACCAACCAGCAGAACACGCCGGACTACAACTTCGACTCGGTGTACGGCGTCTCGTACGACATCGACCTCACCCGGCCGGTGGGCTCGCGGATCGTGAACCTGTCGTACGAGGGCAAGGCGGTGGACCCGGCGGCGCAGTTCGTGCTGGCGGTGAACAACTACCGGGCCAACGGCGGCGGTAACTTCCCGCACGTCGCGTCGGCGACCAAGGTGTGGGCCAACTCGGACGAGATCCGCAACACGATGATCGCGTGGGTGAAGGCCAAGGGTGTCATCGACCCGGCGGACTTCGGCGGGGTGACCTGGCGCCTGGTGCGCGCGGGCATGCCGCTGTTCTGATCCCTGAGGAACCGGTCGGCGGCACTGTACGTCACAGTGCCGCCGATTCGTCGTTACGGGGGAACTGCCATGACCAAGAAGCTCGCCGCACTCGCACTGCTGCTCACGCTGACCACCGCCTGCGGCTCGAACGGGGACATTCCGAAGTCGAGCGGCGGCCTGGCGAGAGGGCCGATCCCGGAGGCGCACCAGCGCGCCGACGTAGTGGCCAAGGCCTGGCCGAGCTCGGCGGAGGAGCGGGCCTGGGCGACGGGCTACTACCCGGTGAACGCCGGACCGGAGTGGCTGCCGAAGGACGCCTTTCACGGCGGGAACGACAAGTTCGCCTACCTGAGCGGGCAGTTGTTCCCCGATGTGGCGGGAGCCGGTTGGACCGGCACCTCGGCGGACGGGCTCACGCTGACCGGCACCGTGGGGCACGGGGACTGCGACGAGATTCAGCGGACCGAGGCCTACGAGACGGACGCGGTGGTCGTGCTGATCGCGTACCTCCACCCGACCAACCCGACCAAGGGGTCAGGGATGGGCAGGCGGTGCGGCGCTGCGCTCCGGCCCGGCGACCTTCCACCTCGCGCACCCGCTCGGCAACAGGGTCGTCCTCGACCTCATCACGGGCGCCCCGCAGGTGCAGCGGCCGGGGCTGACAGCAGTGACGGCCGAGTGACCGACCGTTCGAGAAGCAGCAGCGCGGGTACGGCGGCCAGGCTCAGCGCGCCGAGGAAGAGCCACGGGCAGGCGCCGCCGTACCCGAGCAGAAGGGTCAGCAGGCCGGGTGCGACGGCCTGGCCGACCGTCCAGGAGAGCTGGTACACGGCAAGGTAGCGGCCGCGCATACCGGGGTCGGCCAGGCTCACGCTGAGGTCCTCGCGGTACGGCGTGGCCACCGTCTCGGCGGCGTTGTAGATCAGCATCGCGGTGTAGAGGCCCGCCATGACCGCCCAGCCGGGGGCCGCCGAGAGCAGCGCGAACAGACCGAAGGCGAGGGCATTGAGCAGCGAACCTGCGGCGATGACCCGGATCGGGCGGAAGCGGGCCAGGCGGCGGGTGACGGTGGTCTGGGTGAGCACCACCTGCGCGCTGTTGAGCACCAGCAGCGAGCCCGCCACCCAGGCCTGCCGGTGCAGGTCCTCGGTGAGGTAGACGGCGAGCAGCAGGCTGAGGATCAGCGAGGCGAAGACGAAACTCAGATTGATGGCGACCAGCAGCAGGTAGCGCCGGTCCCGCAACACCGTGCGGTAGCTGCCCCGGACCGCTTCCCGGGCGACGGCGGCCGCGCGGGCGGGTCGCCAGGTGGCCAGCAGAGCTGCCGCGACCGCGAAGCTGACGGCGTTGAGCAGCACGATCGCGCGCAGCCCGCCGGTGCCGCCAACGCCCAGCAGCAGTGCGCCGATTGCCGCGCCGACGGCGAGGCCGCCATTGCGGAGCGATCCGATCAGCGCGAACCAGCGCGGGCGGTCCGCCTCCTCCGCGGCGAGCACGACCAGGCCGGTGCTGGAGGTCCAGTAGGCGGCGGTGCCGACCTGCGCGAGCCAGACGACGGCGATGATCTGCCAGACCCGGCCCGCCGCCAGCATTCCGGTGTAGGCGAGAGCCGAGAGCAGGTTCGCGGCGGCGGCCACCGTGCGGGCGCCGAGCCGGTCGATGAGCGGCCCGGTGAGCAGCGCGGTCGGCATCGCGAGCAGCCGGGCCAGGGTGATCGCTGCGCCGATCGCAGTCAGGCCGAGCGTGGTGGTGCGGACGAAGTAGACGACGGTGAAGGCGAGCAGCAGCCCGCTGCCGAGGCTGTCGATCAGGTGTGCGCCGAGGAGGTTACGCTGCTGGCCGACGGCCCGCAGGGGCCGGGCAATGGTCGCGGAGGTCATGGGCTCGATCCTCGGGCCGGTGATCACCGGGGCCCAGAGATTTC encodes:
- a CDS encoding bifunctional metallophosphatase/5'-nucleotidase, with the translated sequence MPLNRRDFVTRSAATAAGAALVGGLPVAAATPAAAATPATAGEAEGLKKAPLKQSFTVMGTTDLHGRVLNWDYFTDAEYDDKAHNDVGLAKISTLVNRIREEKGCHRTLLIDAGDIIQGTQLTYYYARVEPIAGKRPPRHPMAEAMNAIGYDAAALGNHEFNYGIPTVRAFEEQLDFPLLGANALFAKNERPAFQPYVIKELHLGHGRPLRVGILGLTNPGIAIWDKANVSGQMVFPGIVEMAKKYVPRMKAAGADIIVVSAHSGIDEPTTYGDQLPWPEDASGEMAETVPGIDAVLVGHTHKEVPQRLIVNKETGKTVVLSEPLCWAQRLSCFDFEVEFSRGQWHVTSLTSRVLNSNTVPEDPEIVELISAQHKKVVEYVNQVIGTCKAELSIAEARFKDAPIIDLIGRVQADTVKAALASTSYANLPVLAQAAPFNRTALIPAGTVKLRDAAGLYIYENTLEARILTGAQIKDYLEFSAKYFAQLAVGDPINLDTLTNQQNTPDYNFDSVYGVSYDIDLTRPVGSRIVNLSYEGKAVDPAAQFVLAVNNYRANGGGNFPHVASATKVWANSDEIRNTMIAWVKAKGVIDPADFGGVTWRLVRAGMPLF
- a CDS encoding MFS transporter, encoding MTSATIARPLRAVGQQRNLLGAHLIDSLGSGLLLAFTVVYFVRTTTLGLTAIGAAITLARLLAMPTALLTGPLIDRLGARTVAAAANLLSALAYTGMLAAGRVWQIIAVVWLAQVGTAAYWTSSTGLVVLAAEEADRPRWFALIGSLRNGGLAVGAAIGALLLGVGGTGGLRAIVLLNAVSFAVAAALLATWRPARAAAVAREAVRGSYRTVLRDRRYLLLVAINLSFVFASLILSLLLAVYLTEDLHRQAWVAGSLLVLNSAQVVLTQTTVTRRLARFRPIRVIAAGSLLNALAFGLFALLSAAPGWAVMAGLYTAMLIYNAAETVATPYREDLSVSLADPGMRGRYLAVYQLSWTVGQAVAPGLLTLLLGYGGACPWLFLGALSLAAVPALLLLERSVTRPSLLSAPAAAPAGRP
- a CDS encoding NAD(P)-dependent oxidoreductase, with the translated sequence MEKKIAFLGLGGMGTPMARRLLAAGYPLTVWNRTASRAAQLAAAGAGVAATPAEAVREADVVITMLADPAAVREVVGAFASALRPGVTLIEASSIGPQGVREVAGMLPEGVALVDAPVMGSVDRAAGGELSLLVGGDVTEVRDVLEVFGTLTLCGATGTGAALKVVLINAVITGVTAIGEAMALADAFGLPEELVTGAMAHGPLAGVAGRAFGQGSHFPVWLAAKDVALAVSGADLPLSRAVHGRLTAFPSAASEDLGQIVKHIRAAQR
- a CDS encoding VWA domain-containing protein, giving the protein MTKVTLATQATQVLRRLVPAVLVLLLTACTSDPNPRPDDLSPTPKEGVLRVLAGSELQDMAPVLEEARKATGVTVQFAWTGSLDGADAVAAGRADGKYDAVWFPSNHYLRLDDGGKAKLISETPVMVSPVAVGVRSGILSELGWGDGSKVTWGQLGDAASAGRLSYGMADPSRSNSGFSALVAVASAFSGAGSALTDADVRKATPQLQRFFSGQKLTSGSSGWLAQAYQKAGRGAKVGALVNYESVLLSLNRTLPADDRLTVVRPVDGVVSADYPLSLLASAGQPARESFQRLTKYLLRSDVQQRISEQTLRRPVTAEVAPAAGLPADRRRELPFPGSRAVADGLLSSYQNELRRPSRTVYVLDTSGSMKGERLRSLKAAMARLTGAEDTRGVRRFRDREEVTLISFASSVKSEKVHVVPQSSSAAELASINADVQALEADGGTAVYSSLEEAYRVVARQQGAARDDRFTSIVLMTDGESNEGASDAEFRSFFQQLPEGGRAVPVFPILFGDAAKGQLQGIAELTGGKLFDGTGSLDGAFEEIRGYQ
- the pyk gene encoding pyruvate kinase, whose amino-acid sequence is MRRAKIVCTLGPAADSYDQIKALVDAGMDIARFNLSHGSQLEHEERYRRVRKASDETGRSVGILVDLQGPKIRLDRFAEGPVLLERGDEFTISVEDGIEGDREICGTTYKGLAADVSRGERILVDDGRVTLEVTHVEGPRVHCIVIEGGLVSDHKGLNLPGVAVSVPALSDKDVADLRWALRTGADLIALSFVRSGKDIEDVHRIMAEEGRHLPVIAKIEKPQAVDNLESIVDAFDGIMVARGDLGVEMPLEQVPLVQKRAIKLAKRNAKPVIVATQMLDSMINASRPTRAEASDVANAVLDGTDAVMLSGETSVGKYPVETVKTMGRIIEAAEDDILAAGLPPLTERNKPRTQGGAVARAAAEIGDFLGAKYLVAFTQSGDTARRLTRYRSPIPVLAFTYEPAVRSQLAVTWGCETFLGPFAPTTDEMVAQVDAQLIGLGRCQKGDIVVITAGSPPGLAGSTNLVRVHHVGELDN